One genomic window of Bombus huntii isolate Logan2020A unplaced genomic scaffold, iyBomHunt1.1 ctg00000052.1, whole genome shotgun sequence includes the following:
- the LOC126875670 gene encoding uncharacterized protein LOC126875670: MAQAESISTLRRRRGVLARRLATIRRELDEYEASGKANRIFLASCRSSFDELWRRILEVQEELGVVDEGEDARVDSLSQEHRELDMRFRELFEQISATTPSTTTRGETCRKPEPTTVPEVRVPQFDGALENWTYFYDTFTSIVDLNEGLTNVQKFQHLRSSITGRAAQSIQSLELTEANYSIALDTLKDKFNCPLQICMRHWNLMRNYPEIKRETPEALEDLLETISVNLKALEHLKEPVTSNIAMIELIASKLPASSLRKWQRTLPRQKVPSYQHLIDFLKTRANGTQFLSKEKESKGSTHKHRSQRTTIPHGRTLATTSRTVVCPTCNGHHEIRHCKIFKAKSATKRFQIVKKASLCINCLGTGHSPTQCTSAQIKVLNKQAQPIRARALLDTGSSMNFMTDRLANSLGIRQRRCAIQIGALDNLSTTAKRYTTATITSTDGEYKKTLRFLVIPAISILVPSEPIDPSSLGLPRNIHLADPQFHCPAPIDVLLSTGSTFASLCIGQVNLAQPGEPELRLQKTRFGWVIGGSPTSQTAINTFHATTTALQEDLARFWEIDEGQATTHLSESERLCEEHFRNHVRRTKEGRYIVALPFNEKLSSLGSSKATAMSRLASLHRRFQRDKQYETAYSAVIQEYLDLGHMTKINTDHATDHGYYLPHHGVTKESSDTTKLRVVFDGSASSTTGVSLNDALHTGPKLQEDLRNILLRFRSFQYVLTGDIEKMYRQFLLRPEDRPYQKILWRADNGEIETYRLNTVTFGLSAVPYLAIRCLKQLAEDEGPRFPRAAQILRRDFYVDDALTGADTKDEALSIRNDLTRLLKLAGLNIRKWASNDRDLLRGLPEEDTKQKLHLGESSTLKTLGVFWDSADDTILYSVKTNSDTSRITKRSISSVIAQIYDPLGLLAPVIVRAKMILQQVWTLKVDWDESLPSDVHTAWIKYHTQLPLLNAVRFPRKTILESATKIELHGFCDASERAYGACVYVRTTDRKNNIWTRLLTARSKVAPLKSLSIPRLELSGALILTSLISSIQQALTTKISRIVYWTDSTIVLHWIRSSPHTLKTFVANRVAEIQTKTNISDWRHVPTDDNPADLISRGQTPKEFLCPSIWKNGPRWLLQSESYWPVWSPIPVVDLPEQKKTICLRTSVNDNTLLHRYSSWPRLIRIVARCLRWRHKQHRTAHLTTDELTAAHNRLIKILQSQHFAPEIRILQKNRSEDVGGKLQPLNPFLDEDGLLRVGGRLTNSAIPFSQKHPIILPKSPVTELIIEQEHRNNHHTGTQATLYAMRLRY, encoded by the exons ATGGCCCAAGCTGAATCAATCAGCACGTTACGGCGGAGACGAGGCGTCCTAGCCCGTCGACTTGCAACCATAAGGCGCGAACTCGATGAGTACGAAGCGTCTGGGAAGGCAAACAGAATCTTCCTAGCATCTTGCCGCAGCTCGTTCGATGAGCTTTGGAGGAGGATACTCGAGGTTCAAGAAGAGTTAGGTGTGGTAGATGAGGGGGAAGATGCGCGGGTAGATTCGTTATCGCAAGAGCATCGGGAGCTTGACATGCGGTTCCGAGAGCTCTTTGAGCAAATATCAGCAACAACCCCGTCGACTACAACAAGAGGTGAGACGTGCCGGAAACCAGAGCCGACCACCGTTCCAGAGGTCCGCGTGCCCCAATTCGACGGTGCCCTCGAGAATTGGACCTATTTCTACGACACGTTCACATCCATAGTGGACCTTAACGAAGGTTTGACGAATGTCCAAAAGTTCCAGCATCTACGCTCATCTATAACTGGACGGGCCGCACAGAGTATCCAGTCATTAGAACTCACAGAGGCCAACTATTCCATCGCGCTTGATACACTGAAGGACAAGTTCAATTGCCCCCTCCAAATCTGCATGCGCCATTGGAATCTGATGCGTAATTATCCGGAAATCAAAAGGGAAACTCCAGAGGCCCTAGAGGATTTGTTGGAAACCATCAGCGTAAATCTAAAGGCGCTCGAACATCTAAAGGAGCCCGTCACTTCAAACATAGCGATGATCGAATTGATCGCGTCGAAGTTGCCCGCGTCCAGCCTGCGTAAATGGCAACGCACACTGCCCCGCCAAAAGGTGCCATCCTATCAGCATCTGATAGACTTTCTCAAAACACGGGCGAACGGGACTCAATTCCTCTCTAAAGAGAAGGAATCAAAAGGGTCAACACACAAACACCGCAGTCAGCGAACAACCATACCGCATGGGCGAACCCTTGCTACAACCAGCAGAACGGTGGTGTGTCCGACCTGCAACGGACATCACGAGATCAGACACTGCAAAATATTCAAGGCCAAATCAGCGACCAAACGTTTTCAAATCGTGAAGAAGGCATCGTTGTGCATAAATTGCCTAGGCACAGGACATTCGCCGACACAGTGTACATCGG CACAGATCAAGGTTTTGAACAAACAGGCACAACCAATCCGAGCCCGAGCCTTACTCGACACTGGGTCGAGCATGAACTTCATGACCGACAGGCTCGCGAACTCCCTCGGTATAAGGCAAAGGAGATGTGCGATCCAGATCGGAGCCCTCGACAATTTGAGCACCACGGCAAAACGTTACACCACGGCCACCATCACGTCGACGGACGGCGAGTACAAGAAGACATTGAGATTTCTTGTTATCCCGGCCATATCGATCCTCGTACCAAGCGAGCCCATCGATCCCTCGAGTCTGGGATTACCCAGAAATATTCATCTAGCCGATCCACAATTCCATTGCCCAGCCCCGATCGATGTTTTACTTAGTACCGGATCAACATTCGCGTCGCTGTGCATCGGGCAGGTCAATCTGGCACAACCAGGCGAACCTGAACTACGTCTACAAAAAACACGCTTCGGCTGGGTAATCGGGGGGAGTCCCACGTCCCAAACCGCGATAAATACGTTCCACGCAACCACAACGGCTCTGCAAGAGGACCTCGCACGGTTTTGGGAGATCGACGAGGGACAGGCCACTACTCATCTTTCGGAATCGGAACGACTATGTGAAGAACATTTCCGAAACCATGTCCGACGAACCAAGGAAGGCAGATACATCGTTGCATTACCGTTCAACGAAAAGCTTTCCTCACTAGGGTCATCGAAGGCCACTGCAATGAGCAGGCTCGCCTCTCTTCATCGCCGATTCCAACGCGACAAACAATATGAAACCGCGTATAGTGCTGTGAttcaagaatatttagacTTGGGTCACATGACAAAGATCAAcacggatcacgccaccgacCACGGATATTATTTACCACATCACGGCGTGACCAAGGAATCGAGCGACACCACCAAGCTACGGGTTGTGTTCGACGGCTCAGCTTCAAGTACCACGGGAGTGTCTCTAAACGACGCCCTTCATACGGGTCCGAAATTACAAGAAGACCTGAGGAACATCCTATTGAGATTCCGGTCATTTCAATATGTCCTTaccggcgacatcgagaagaTGTACCGCCAATTCCTCCTACGTCCAGAAGATCGTCCCTACCAAAAGATTCTGTGGCGTGCCGACAACGGAGAGATCGAAACTTACCGACTCAACACCGTAACGTTCGGTCTATCCGCAGTCCCGTATCTGGCCATCCGATGTCTCAAACAGTTGGCAGAGGACGAGGGACCTCGATTTCCGAGAGCAGCGCAGATCCTACGGCGAGACTTCTATGTCGACGATGCGTTGACCGGAGCCGATACGAAGGACGAAGCCCTATCAATCAGGAATGATCTCACGAGATTACTTAAGCTAGCCGGTCTAAATATCCGCAAATGGGCCTCAAACGATCGGGATCTGCTGAGAGGGCTACCTGAGGAAGACACCAAGCAGAAATTACATCTCGGTGAGTCATCCACGTTAAAAACACTCGGCGTCTTTTGGGATTCAGCCGACGATACCATACTATATTCGGTCAAGACGAACAGTGACACTTCCCGAATCACAAAGCGATCAATCAGCTCAGTCATCGCACAAATATATGATCCACTAGGATTGCTCGCGCCGGTAATCGTTCGAgcaaaaatgattttgcaaCAAGTCTGGACATTGAAGGTAGATTGGGACGAATCCCTTCCGTCAGACGTACACACAGCATGGATCAAATACCACACCCAATTGCCGTTGTTAAATGCGGTAAGGTTCCCTCGGAAGACCATCCTAGAATCCGCAACGAAAATTGAGCTCCACGGATTCTGTGACGCTAGCGAAAGGGCATATGGGGCGTGCGTCTACGTGCGGACGACTGACCGAAAGAACAATATTTGGACTCGACTCCTCACGGCGCGGTCGAAGGTAGCGCCGCTCAAATCGCTCTCCATACCACGTCTCGAATTAAGTGGGGCACTTATTTTGACGTCCTTGATTTCGTCAATACAACAGGCCCTGACGACCAAGATATCGCGGATAGTCTACTGGACTGACTCCACCATCGTACTCCATTGGATCAGGTCTTCGCCGCACACCTTGAAAACATTTGTGGCGAATCGAGTCGCTGAGATACAGACCAAGACCAATATCTCCGACTGGCGTCATGTGCCTACCGACGATAATCCAGCCGATCTCATCTCCCGAGGCCAGACGCCCAAGGAATTCCTATGTCCGTCCATTTGGAAAAACGGGCCAAGGTGGCTCCTGCAAAGCGAAAGCTATTGGCCGGTTTGGAGCCCGATACCGGTAGTCGACCTCCCGGAGCAAAAGAAGACGATCTGTCTGAGGACGAGTGTTAACGACAACACTCTCCTCCATCGCTACTCGTCTTGGCCAAGACTAATAAGAATCGTCGCCCGGTGTCTTCGATGGAGACATAAGCAACACCGAACTGCCCATCTCACCACAGACGAACTGACCGCAGCGCACAACAGGCtaataaaaatcttacaaTCCCAGCATTTCGCGCCTGAAATTCGGATCCTCCAAAAAAATCGAAGCGAGGACGTTGGAGGGAAACTACAGCCATTAAACCCCTTCCTCGACGAAGATGGGCTACTCCGGGTAGGAGGGCGACTAACCAACTCCGCCATACCCTTCAGCCAAAAACACCCGATCATCCTACCGAAATCCCCGGTGACAGAGCTAATTATAGAACAAGAGCACCGGAACAATCATCACACAGGGACCCAAGCTACCCTATACGCGATGAGACTGCGCTATTGA
- the LOC126875671 gene encoding uncharacterized protein LOC126875671 — protein sequence MGDLPEARITESRPFRNVGIDYCGPFYIKERRDRNRRKIKTYAAIFVCLATKAVHIELVSDLTTDAFLAALRRFISRRGYCATILTDNGTNFVGANRELQELRTLLQSDDHQDRVQNFLADRQIQWRFNPPNSPHFGGLWEAAVKSFKRHLIRVVGTELLTFEHLNTLVIEIEAILNSRPLTPISSDPKDPPVLTPGHFLIGDTLTSLRERDFRTVPSGRLSSWQRIHQIKQHFWSRWYREYLNELTRRSKWDKGKHNIHEGTVVILREDNVPSMQWPLGRVIKVHPGADGIIRTATVQTATSILDRGVKRLVPLPIHPDPDEAERPHGAKEVTNDTPDSTARI from the coding sequence ATGGGTGATTTGCCAGAGGCGCGTATTACCGAATCGCGGCCGTTCAGGAACGTCGGAATCGACTACTGCGGCCCATTCTACATCAAGGAGAGGAGGGACCGCAACCGACGTAAAATCAAGACGTACGCCGCCATATTCGTTTGTCTGGCGACAAAGGCGGTCCACATAGAGTTAGTCAGCGACCTAACCACCGACGCCTTCTTGGCCGCGCTACGCCGTTTCATCTCGCGGCGAGGATACTGCGCAACGATCCTCACCGACAACGGCACCAATTTCGTCGGGGCTAATCGGGAGCTGCAAGAACTCCGGACCCTATTGCAGTCCGACGACCACCAGGATAGGGTACAGAATTTTCTCGCCGACCGACAAATACAATGGCGTTTTAATCCTCCGAACTCACCACATTTTGGCGGCTTATGGGAAGCCGCAGTTAAATCGTTCAAACGCCATCTCATCCGCGTGGTCGGCACGGAGCTCCTGACCTTTGAACACCTCAACACCCTTGTGATCGAAATTGAGGCCATTCTCAATTCACGCCCACTGACTCCCATCTCATCCGATCCGAAAGATCCCCCTGTCCTCACTCCCGGTCATTTTCTAATCGGTGATACCCTAACCAGTTTACGGGAGCGTGATTTCAGGACAGTTCCATCAGGACGGCTATCCAGTTGGCAGCGCATTCACCAGATTAAGCAGCACTTCTGGAGCCGATGGTATCGAGAATACCTAAACGAGTTAACCCGCCGCAGCAAATGGGACAAGGGCAAACACAACATTCATGAAGGCACCGTAGTAATCCTCAGGGAGGACAACGTGCCCTCTATGCAGTGGCCTTTGGGCCGCGTAATCAAGGTCCATCCAGGAGCCGACGGAATCATCCGGACCGCTACCGTGCAGACGGCAACAAGCATCCTGGACCGCGGCGTCAAAAGACTGGTCCCCTTACCCATCCACCCAGATCCAGACGAGGCCGAACGCCCACACGGAGCGAAGGAGGTCACCAACGACACACCAGACTCCACAGCCAGAATTTGA